The DNA region TGATAACGTTTGTTGCAAGTAAGTAGCCGTTGGAAGTCAATGAATAGTCTTTTTTGTCTTTTTTAATCAATTCATCGCTTTCCAGTTCTTTCAAGCCGTGCAATATTGTTGCGGAAGGTTTTTTGAGCTCGTCCCTTATTTCATTAAGGTTTTTGCTTTCATTGTAGAGGACTACCAGAATCAGCGTGCGCATTGAGGACGTCAGCAGATACTTGACATTCTGGAATTCATTGAGATTGTTGAAGTTTTCCGTTGTGGAGGTCATTTAAATCACTCTTTCTTTGATGTCTTCAAATAGCGTATTCGCCCAATGCAGTGATTCCTTTGATTCACAGTTCAGTATTCTGTTCTGATCGTAGCTGCCATCATTGCGAAACAGTCCCAGATTCATTGAATTGTCACATATGAGCAGGTAAAGCTCAATGCTTTCATTAAGTACATGAATCTTCAGCCGTCCGCTTTTAATTGATTTGCGCTTAATGCCCTCGTCAATCTGTTTGATAATGCCTTTGTATATCCTTCTCTCCATAATCAATTCGACATTTCCGTCTTCCCTTAAAATGTCTTCAATCAATTCCGGATAGTCCGGATGAATGTAAGGCAGTATCCCTTTCACATTTTTAGACTCTTTCAGCTGCTTCTTTACATTATTGTGAGTTCTATAAATGTCGGTTGGATTCGTTTCAATCAACCTTGATTCATAAAGCTCTGTTATATTTTCTATTAACTCATTATTTAAGTATTTTATCTTATGTTTGCTCCAAAATGAGTCAAAGTTCTTGATAACGTCTATGCTTTTTTTGAATTCCATTAGCTGATTGAAGTGAAGCCTTGTCATGGGAGTAATTTCATATACTCTGTCAATTTTTTGAACATGATCATTGAGCTCTAATCTGTTAATGTTATTTGAAACGGAGCTGTAAACCATATTGGTATTGTCTACGATTTCTTTTACTGTCTGTGGCCTTGCATTTAGTTCTGTTAGTATTTTTAATCGAATTTCTGACTTTACGATAAACATCATCTTGTTGTCAATATAATCGCTGTCCCTTATCATTTTCTTCACCGCATAATTTTTTTCAATCGGGTCAATTCTTGTCAGTGATTGAAATATGTTCACGTTATTAGTTTTTTTCTATGATGTTTAAATAAATATATGAAAATTCCCTGAATATTCCATTAATATTTCATGAAAATTCTATGAACATTCACTGAAAGTTTCCTTAACGTTTCATGAAGATTGACTGAAACTTCTCTGAAAGTATCCTGAAATTTGGGTGAAACTTCACTGAAGCTTGGGTGAAAATTCCATGAAACTTCCCTGAAGATTAACCGAAAACTTTTATAGATTTTCAAATCAAAGATATGTTTATGGAAATTTACTATATTCTTGATGCATCAGCTTTCATCAACGGTTTTGATTTAACCGCAAAAAATAATTATACTGTTCCTGAAATTACTGTCGAAATCAAGGACTTTGAGTCACGTCTGGCATATGACAGCGCAGTCGATGAGGGAAGGCTTAAAGTTCAGGACGTAACCCAAAAGTACCTGGATAAAACTGACGAGTCAATATCAGAGTCTGGAGACGTTTTGAGACTGTCACTGCCAGATAAAAAGCTGATAGCACTTGCCCTCATGCTAATCGATGAGGGAAAATCAGTTAAGGTGATAAGCGATGACTACACCATCCAGAACACCTTGAAGATTATGGGAATCGACTATTCCGGAATAATAACCGAGGGAATAAAGGAAATCTATAACTGGAAAAAAGTCTGTCAGGGATGCAAAAAGGAATTCGATGAGGATTACCCTTTCGACGACTGCGACGTATGCGGCTCCAGGATTTTCAAAAAAAGAATCAGGGTGAGGAAATGAGAATAGGAATTGTGGTTCACGGTCCAAACATCATAGATTCCGGCTATGCCCTGAAACTGATTGACCTGATAAATGAATACGGTGACGTTTCTGTAAGACTCGGCGGAACCATGGGAAGAACTGCCGTGATTGACAAGTCCCTTGAAAATGTTATAGACATCTCACGAAAGCTTGTTCCAAGCGATTCCTTAAAGATATTTCACGATGACAACGTTGACGTTATTTTCCTTTTGAATTACGGCAAATCATCAACTACAGGCCAGGTTTTCGGCTATAAGGTCTACACTCACTATGAAAACAAAATTGCTGACAATAATATTCCCGTCATTCAGATTGAAAGGCCGGGCGAAAAGGACGGAAGCGTCATTAACTGGGCATGCAAGTCCGATTTGGCTTGTGAATTTGCCGATAAGCTGAATTTAAAAATTGTAACGCCTGAAGAGATTTATGAAACCCATATAAAGGATGACGAGAAAAGCGAATCTCGAAGGACGATTCATGGAGTGAGCCCCAGCGAAAACATAATGGTTAACGGCGTGGTTATTGGAAAATCAACCTCTGATAAATTAATACTGGTTTCAAAGGACGGCAGAATCGTTGAAATCGTTGGGGGCGAGATTAAGCCCCATGGCATTGAAAAATTGGGTGAAGTCGATTTAGGCTCAGCCATCGTAAAGACCGGGCTTTTGCGAAAGGCGAAAGTCACTCCGAGAGTACTGGACAATGAGAAGTCCTCAGACTTTAAGGTGGCATTTCTCGACCATGCAGGCGAGGACGTTTACCGGTTCAGGAATCATTCAGTGGTAATCACCATAGGCGACGACACCACATTAATAGCATCGGACATCCTATACAGATTCAGCATTCCGATAATAGGAATAACCGACGGTGATTTGGATAAGGTCGTTGAAAGCGGATTTAAATCTAAAAATTCAGTTATTTTTGAAGTTGAAAGCGGAAACGATGACATTATCGGCGGTGAAATCCATAAATTAATTTTTAAAAATGAAAATGAATTGGTCAATTCGGCCGATTTCAAGTCAATTGATGATTTGGAAAAAAAGATTATCGAAATCATAAATAATAGGAATATTAAATATAAAATCAATAGAATTTAAAGGAAGTGGGGTTTATTTTAGACTTTGAAAAACTCATAAAAGAAGTACAGGAATTCGAAGGAGTTTCCCGTAAAAGCTCAATAGACAATGTAATCAATCTTTTGGGTGAAGCTTATAATGTTTCAGGAGATGTAATCATCGACATCGGTGATGACGCATCAGCAGTTGATATAGGAAATAATCAGGTTATTCTGGTGGCTGCCGATGGAATATGGGGTCAGATTATGAATGTCAATCCGTATTGGGCAGGCTACTGTTCAGTTCTCGTTAACGTTAATGACATTGCGGCCATGGGCGGAAAGCCTCTAGCAATGGTTAACATAATGTCAATCAGCAACGATGAGATTTATGAAGAATTATTGACTGGAATAAAGGACGGATGCATGAAATTCGGAGTCCCTATGGTCGGAGGACACCTGCATCCCGATGCAGAATGCGATTCAGTTGGAGTAGCCATTGTCGGTATAGCTCAAAAGGACAAGCTAATTACCAGTTTCGGTGCTAAAACCGGCGATAAGGTAATTGTAGCCATTGACTTGGACGGCAAGCCTCATGAGATGTTTAAACTGAACTGGGATACCACTTATGACAAGGATGCCAAGCTTGTTCAGGATCAGATTACCGCAGTCCAGTACTTGGCCGAAAATGACTATATCAAGGCGGGAAAGGACATTTCAAACCCTGGAATTTTAGGGACTCTGGAAATGCTTCTTGAGACTTCCGGAAAAGGGGCTAACGTCAATCTTTCAGACATTCCAAGAAATGAGAGTGTGCCATGGGCAGACTGGCTAAAGTCATATCCTGGATCCGGCTTTGTATTTACGGCTCCTGAGGATAAATGCGATTTCATTAAGGAGTATCTTGCCAAATATTCAATAGAAGCCAATGTGGTCGGCGAAGTAACCGATGAATTGACGCTTAACGTTACTTACGAAGGCCAGACCATTGAAGTATTTGACCAAAATAAGAATCCTGTCTTTAAATTATAAATTAACCACACTTTTTTACTATTTTTTTTAGGAAACCATATTTTATTCTAGATTTTGATAATAAATGATTGATTATATTTATGAAGCAGTCATGAAAAAATGAAAGTGAAATTGAATAATTTCATAAAATGTTGTGTTTGTTATTATGATTTTGTTACTTAATTAATAATTATAATTGAATTTTATTAAATAAAATAGTCAGTTTCATATAATCTAATGCCCCCTATTTTTATATGGATTTAAAAATGGGGTGATTTGAGGGTTTAAAACAAGAAAAGGAAAAATTTCTTAAAAAAAGGGTCAAAGAAAAATCAAAAAAGAAGAATTTATCTTGAAAATACGAATTATTGATTAATATTCACGTTAATAGAAAATTTAAAGCACAAGGCGATAAAAAATGGGAAAAGAAGAAAAGAAAGTTGCAAGAAAACGTTTTGATGAAATTATGGGTGTTGCAAAAAATCACCATTTGGCAAATCTGTTAAAGGACAAAGGTGAAGATGAGAACTTTGAAGTTTCAGATTTAAGGTATGCAATGGAGGAATTGGGTCCTGCATTCATCAAATTGGGTCAGCTATTGGCTACAAGGCCCGATATGGTCGGTAATGAGATTGCTGATGACTTGAAACTTCTTAGGGACAATACTCCACTGACTCCTTTTGATGAAATCAGGGAAGTTATCGAAGGAGAACTTGGACAGCCGTTGGAAGAAATCTATTCTGAATTCAATGAAGAACC from Methanobrevibacter millerae includes:
- a CDS encoding methanogenesis marker 2 protein, coding for MGFILDFEKLIKEVQEFEGVSRKSSIDNVINLLGEAYNVSGDVIIDIGDDASAVDIGNNQVILVAADGIWGQIMNVNPYWAGYCSVLVNVNDIAAMGGKPLAMVNIMSISNDEIYEELLTGIKDGCMKFGVPMVGGHLHPDAECDSVGVAIVGIAQKDKLITSFGAKTGDKVIVAIDLDGKPHEMFKLNWDTTYDKDAKLVQDQITAVQYLAENDYIKAGKDISNPGILGTLEMLLETSGKGANVNLSDIPRNESVPWADWLKSYPGSGFVFTAPEDKCDFIKEYLAKYSIEANVVGEVTDELTLNVTYEGQTIEVFDQNKNPVFKL
- a CDS encoding DUF2117 domain-containing protein translates to MRIGIVVHGPNIIDSGYALKLIDLINEYGDVSVRLGGTMGRTAVIDKSLENVIDISRKLVPSDSLKIFHDDNVDVIFLLNYGKSSTTGQVFGYKVYTHYENKIADNNIPVIQIERPGEKDGSVINWACKSDLACEFADKLNLKIVTPEEIYETHIKDDEKSESRRTIHGVSPSENIMVNGVVIGKSTSDKLILVSKDGRIVEIVGGEIKPHGIEKLGEVDLGSAIVKTGLLRKAKVTPRVLDNEKSSDFKVAFLDHAGEDVYRFRNHSVVITIGDDTTLIASDILYRFSIPIIGITDGDLDKVVESGFKSKNSVIFEVESGNDDIIGGEIHKLIFKNENELVNSADFKSIDDLEKKIIEIINNRNIKYKINRI
- a CDS encoding ribonuclease VapC, which produces MEIYYILDASAFINGFDLTAKNNYTVPEITVEIKDFESRLAYDSAVDEGRLKVQDVTQKYLDKTDESISESGDVLRLSLPDKKLIALALMLIDEGKSVKVISDDYTIQNTLKIMGIDYSGIITEGIKEIYNWKKVCQGCKKEFDEDYPFDDCDVCGSRIFKKRIRVRK
- a CDS encoding helix-turn-helix transcriptional regulator, with amino-acid sequence MIRDSDYIDNKMMFIVKSEIRLKILTELNARPQTVKEIVDNTNMVYSSVSNNINRLELNDHVQKIDRVYEITPMTRLHFNQLMEFKKSIDVIKNFDSFWSKHKIKYLNNELIENITELYESRLIETNPTDIYRTHNNVKKQLKESKNVKGILPYIHPDYPELIEDILREDGNVELIMERRIYKGIIKQIDEGIKRKSIKSGRLKIHVLNESIELYLLICDNSMNLGLFRNDGSYDQNRILNCESKESLHWANTLFEDIKERVI